The DNA window GAAGCTTTAGCCATTATAAAATATTACGAGCTCCGTAATCACAAAGTTTTGGTACTGGCTCCTAAGAAATTACGTGATAACTGGCTGGTATATAAACAGAACGATAAGCGAAACCCATTTATTGCAGACCGACTGTTTAGTTACACATTGCTTAATCATACAGATCTTACTCGTGAAAGCGGACATTCCGGTGATGTTGATTTATCATACGTAAACTGGGGAAATTATGATTTGGTAGTTATTGATGAATCACACAATTTCCGTAATGCTTCTACGGGTAAGTATAGAATGACCCGTTACGAAAAGCTAATGAAAGATATTATTCAGTCGGGTGTTAAAACTAAAGTACTTATGCTTTCGGCAACGCCTGTTAATAAGGAACTGAATGATATAAAAAATCAGATTGCATTCATTTCAGAAGGAAAAGATTATGCTTTTGCAGTTAATGCTGAAATTGAAAGTATATCAAACACATTGCGTAAAGCTCAGACTGCCTTTAATATGTGGAACAAACTACCGGCCGACGAGCAGACTACTGAATCACTGCTGGATTACCTTAACTGGGATTACTTCAAACTGCTCGATTCAATAACCATTGCCCGGTCTAGAAAACATATAGAGAAATATTACGGCTTAGAGAAAATTGGTAAATTCCCTACCAGACTTCAACCCATTAACAAAGAGTGTGAAATTGATATAAAGCGTGAATTTCCTTCGTTTGCGGCAATAAACGAAGAAATTATGAGCATGAGTTTATGTATGTATACGCCATTGTTTTATGTAATGCCGGAACGCAAAGCATATTACGAGGATTTGTATGACACAAAACTGAAAGGCAAAGGTAGCTTTAAACAGAGCGATCGTGAGTTTAGTTTAAAGGCGTTGATGAAAACCAATCTGCTTAAACGCTTGGAGAGTTCTGTTTTTGCATTTAACAGAACAATATCTTTTCTCATAGAAGGATTGCAGACTATTTTAGATAGCTTGAATAAAAACAATGGTACTGAAATTACTGATTTTGACATTGATTCTAACTGGGATGATGACGACTCTGTTGAAAGCTTAATGATTGGTAACGCCACTAAAATACGTGTTGCCGACTTAGATAAGGTACGCTACCAATCAGATCTGGAATTTGATCTTGCCATTCTTAATCAGATATCAAAAGCTATCAAAAATGTAACTCCCGATAGAGATGAGAAGATTGAAGAACTTAAACGTATAATTGCAAAAAAAGTATCTAACCCTATCAACCCCGGCAATAAGAAAGTTATTGTCTTTACGGCATTTGCAGATACAGCAGCCTATCTATATAATAACTTATCGAAATGGGCAAAATCAGAATTTGGCATCTATTCGGGATTGGTAACAGGTTCAAATGATCCTAAAACAAACCTGCCTATTAAGCGCAAAGACTTCACCGGTATATTGATAAACTTTTCTCCACGCTCCAAAGAGCGAAATGAAGAGGGAGCGGAAATTGACTTACTGATTGCAACAGACTGTATATCGGAAGGACAGAATCTGCAAGACTGCGATTTTCTGATAAACTATGACATACACTGGAATCCGGTACGCATTATACAACGTTTTGGGCGTATTGACCGTATTGGCAGTAAAAACGATTCTATACAGCTGGTTAACTTCTGGCCGGCCATTGGCCTGGACGAATATATCAATCTGGAACAAAGGGTTAAAGGACGAATGAAGCTGCTTGATATTTCGGCTACCGGTGAAGAGAATATCATTGAATCGAACACAGGAATGCGCGATTTGGAGTATCGCCGCCAGCAACTCGAACAACTAAAAAAAGAAGTGCTCGACATAGAGGACTTGTCGGGAGGTGTTTCAATTACCGACCTGACTCTTAATGATTTTAGAATGGACCTGACTGCTTTTGCTGAAAAGAACCCGACAACACTCAATGAAATGCCAACGGGAATCTTTGCTGTGAGCCAAAACTATAGTGAAAAGTTACAGGATGAGATAAAACCCGGCGTTATCTTTTGTCTGAAAAGTACCGACGATTTGTCACAACGAGATAGAAATTCGTTAGCTCCGTTCTTCCTTGTGTATGTTACCGATGAAGGCGAAATACTGTTTTCTGAAAAGCAAGTAAAACAGGTTTTGGATATTTACCGTTCGCTTTGCCTGGGCAGAAAAGAGCCTATAAAAGAGTTAGTTGCTGCATTTAATAAGAAAAGTAATAACCAGACAAAAATGGGACATTGGCAGAATCTTTGTTCAAAAGCTCTTGATTATGTTAAAGACAAAGAAGATGATAACTGCGGAGATATTTTCTCTTTAGGCGGACTTTCCATGTTCGGAGCAGAAAGTTCCGATATTAAAATAACAGATAGCAATTATGAGCTGATCTCTTTTCTGGTTATAATGTAATATGGAGATATTTGAGTACATAGGATACAAGGAACATGTTAAGCCGTATGACAAACGGATTCCCAAAACACAACTGTTCCTTCAGGGTGGACTTTCAAAAGCCGAAAGAGAACTGCTGACGGAAAAGGTTGAAGAGGTGCGTTTGATGTATGTGTTTAACCAACACACCTACCCTATGGAGGTTGTTGTAAGTAATGAAGAGCAATACAATTCTATCTTTGTTGTTTTAGCTATACTTAAGAGTGAAGTATCAGTGCAACGTCTTTCACGTATTATTCAAGAAACACTACCATCGCCTACAATTATTCTTTTTAAGTTGGGGAATAAATACCTGTTTTCTTCGGCTCTTAAAAGACTGAATAAAAATGAAAAGCAAAAGGTTGTTACAGAAGAATACCATTACAGCAGCTGGATAGATTTAGAAAATCCTACCAATTCACAGAAAGATTTTTTGTTGGCTGTAAGTTTTGGCAGAATACCTGCGCTCGATTATAAACAAGCTTATGTGTATTTACACAGACAAATTTACGAAGAGAGTAATGCCGAAATTGTCAGCAAAATTAATGCATCCAACTTTGAAGAATTGAAGCAAAAAGCCGAAGAACAAAAAGCGATACAACAAGAAATTGACCGATTAGCCAAAATGCTTAACCAAAAATCCGTATCTTTGAAGGAGAAAGTGGAGCTGGCAAGGCAGATTAACTTATTAGACAAAAAATAGAAAATAACAATATGGACGGAAAAAGTAGAAACCTGACCGAAGATTATATACAACAAATTAAAGCACTGTTTCCTGAAGCAGTAACGGAAGTTGCTGATAACGAAGGCAACCATATAACTCATAAAATAGATATGGAAAAGCTTGCCATTTTGCTGGGCGAAGCTGCTATACCTACGGACGAAACGGAGTATCGCCAGAAGTATGGTGAGAAGTTCTCGTTTGAATGGGCGGGTAAACGTCGTGCTATTGCCGAAGCACAAAAGCGTAGTACCGGAACATTACGTCCTTGCCTTGAAGAATCAGTTGATTGGGATAAAACAGAAAATCTATATATTGAGGGCGATAATCTGGAAGTTTTGAAACTTCTGCAAGATTCGTATATTGGAGCGGTGAAGATGATATATATCGACCCTCCATATAATACAGGCAAGGACTTTGTATATAAAGACAACTATAAAGACAATCTTGCCAACTATCTGGAACAAACAAATACCACTAATGCCGTAAATAGTGAAGCCAGCGGTCGTTACCATACTAACTGGTTGAATATGATGTATCCTCGTTTGAAATTAGCTCGTAATCTTTTGACTGAGGATGGGGTTATTTTTATTTCTATTGATGATAATGAGGTTTCAAACCTGAAAAGTATATGTGATGAGGTGTTTGGTGAGGATAATTTTGTTGGCTTAATTGTTATTAAAAGCAATCCTCGTGGCTCTATGTCAGAAGCTAAGCTTGCTAGTTTACACGAATATCTGCTTGTATACGCTAAAAAAATTATAGACACAGCAATTACAGGTCATGTTATTTCTGAGAATATGACATCAGAATATAAATATATAGAAAACAATCGTTATTACCGTCTTCTTGGTTTGCGGCAACGTGGCGGTTTCTGGAGACGTAGTGAACGTCCCAATTTATATTTCCCCATATATATTTCCCCAAAAGATGGTTCAATTTCTCTTATTCAGGATGAATTACATACAGAAATGGTACTACCTATTCAACCAACAACAGGGGAAGAGGGAACATGGAGGTGGAGCAAAGAAAAAATTGAAAAAGAAAATTCAGACTTGTTGGGTAAACAAGTCTCAAGGGATGTTTTTTTGGTTTGGGATGTATATCAAAGGGATTATTTGGATAAGTATGGATCAACTGTGCGTAGAACGAAAGCTAAGTCTATATGGGATGAGAAGGAAATAAATTATCAAAATGGAACCATAGAAATTAAGCAATTATTACATGGAGGGGCATTTGATTACGCAAAACCCATTTTTTTAATAAAAAGGGCTATTGAGATGTTGGATGTCGATAATTCTATTATCCTAGACTTCTTCTCTGGTTCAGCCACAACTGCCCACGCAGTTATGCAACTAAATGCAGAAGATGCTGGTAACCGCAAATATATCTGTGTACAAATACCAGAGCCAACACCAGATAATTCTGAAGCAAGGAAAGCCGGTTACAATACCATTCCAGAAATAGCAAAAGAACGTATCCGCCGTGCAGGTAAAAAGATACTGGAAGAACAAAAAGCAAAAAACGACGGTCTTTTTGCTGATGAAGCCCCCAAACTCGATATCGGTTTTAAAGTATTCAAGCTAGACCGCTCGAACGTAAAAGAGTGGGATGTGGAACTTGAAGGGCTTAATGAACAACAAGCTGCAATACAACTTCAAGCTGAATTTAACAAAACATTGGATATTCTGAAAGATGGACGTACCGAACTGGATATCCTCTATGAAGTAATGTTAAAGCTAGGATTATTACTCACCACTCATGTAAAAGAAGTAGATATAGAAGGCAAAAAGGCTTTTGTTGTGGGCGATGGCATAATGGTGGCTTCGTTTGCCAAGGAGCTCACTTATGCTCAGATAAGCAAAATGCTCGATCTCAAAGCCAAGTTTGTACAAGCAGGAGAGTTTAAAGTGGTTTTTGCCGACGAAAGTTTTGCTTCGGACAACGATAAAACCAATGCAATGCAGCTATTCAAACAGCGTGGAATCACTAATTATGAAATAATCTAACTGCGTATGAAGAAAACGTTTAATGTATATTGTGATGAAAGCTGTCATATTGAGAACGATCACAAATTATTTATGTTTCTCGGATACATCAGTTGTGCTTATCCACAAGTGAAAGCGCACTCAGAACGCATTAACGATATTAAGAATAAACATAATTTTTATGCTGAAATTAAGTGGAATAAAGTCTCAAAATCAAAATTAAGATTTTACATTGAACTTATAGACTACTTTTTTTCCACCGACTTAAGATTTCGGGCTATTGGGGTTGATAAATCAAAGGTACGCTGCGATGAGTTTGGCAAAAGTTATGACGATCATTATTACACAATGTATTACTATCTGCTTAATCATAATCTAAACACAAACTACACTTATAATGTATATTTAGATATAAAAGATACGTTGAGTGCATATAAAGTGGAGCGATTGAAAAATATACTGAATGTAAAATTTGGCGTTTTTCGGAATATACAAAATATTCGTTCGCATGAAAGTGTTTTGTTGCAATTGGCAGATTTCATTATTGGAGCCATTTCATACAATAAAAATAATGATGAAAAAAAGAATGAAGCCAAACGTATAATTTTAGATAGAATAAAAAAACACAGTAATGTTGATTTAGAAGCTACCAATTATAACGAGAAGTTAAACCTCTTTTTTATAGAACTTAGATAATGCCACTTAATTTACTGAGAAGATATAATCAGCTACTGGATATAATCAGTCTGGGAGTTAGTGAACGCAATAAAACACTAAAAGGTGTCTTTAAAAGAGATTTTGAGGATAAATTAACAGTATTTTGCGGAAAGAATGTTTTTCCAACCCCAAAAGATGATGGTGAGATTCCAATGGAAACATTATTCAGACATCTTACAACCGAAATGATTGATAAAAAGACAAGAGAAAGGGCCTTTGAATTAAATCGTTCGCAAAGGTTACATTGGGTAAAATACCACCTGGATCTAAATAAGAAAGAGAATATGCTCTTATTTTCGGTTAAAGAACCGGAAGGTAACAGAACATATTATTATGATAAAGATGAAAAGTATGTTATTGTTTTAGAACCTTTAAGGGATGGAGTATCATATTACTTATTGTCGGCTTACCACGTCAGAGGTAAAGATGCTCAAAGAAATAAAATTGAGAAGAAATATAGAAGAAAATTAGAGGCTGTTCTATAAAAAGCAAAAAGCGAAAGGTATCTAAGACCTGCCGCTTCTCGATTTCCTTAACCCAAATGGGTTATGAACTCGGTTGCAAAGATACAAATCTTTTTTTATTCTGCAATATAATCGTGCATTTTAACTATTATGGCAATAGAAACTAAAATAAAATTTAACCCAAACCTGCCCTATCAAAAAGAAGCAGTAAAGACCGCCGTTAATCTGTTTAATGGTCAGTGGAAGTCTTTGTCTCCGTTTACGATAAGCAAAGGAGCAGTATTCTTCGGCAAAGAGGATGAAATGAATATAATTATCGGTGAAGGTAATCGTTTGACTATTTCGGATAACAAGATTCTGGATAACCTGCGTGCCGTACAAATGGAGCAGGGTTTGGATGTTTCACCCAAATTAGATTTTCCGGATTTCACCATTGAGATGGAAACAGGAACAGGTAAAACGTATGTTTACCTGAAAACAATGCTTAACTTGTATCGTGAATACGACTTTAAAAAATTTATAATAGTAGTACCCAATAAAGCTATTCGGGAAGGTGTGAATGCTTCATTAAAAGATTTGAAGGATCACTTCCATTCGTTGTATGGCATAAAATATAATCATTTCATTTACGATTCTCAGGATCTGCCACAGGTTGCATCTTATGCCAGGGCAAGCACACTGGAAATAATGATTATCAACATTGCTGCCTTTAACCGTAGTTTTAAAAGCAGTGATATGGAAGATAAGGCTAATGTAATACATCGTGAGAGCGAAAAGACATTTGGCCGCCGTCCTATTGAACTACTTGCCGAAACCCGGCCTATTGTAATTATTGATGAGCCACAATCTGTAGATAATACAGATAAAGCAAAAGAGGCGATTCGTTCATTGGCTCCAATGGCTATATTCCGCTATTCGGCAACACACAGACAAATTACCCATCCTATTTACAAGTTGGGGGCGGTAGATGCATACAATCAGGAACTGGTAAAGCAAATTGAAGTGCTTTCCATTTTTGAAGATACTGACCTTAACGGAGTGTATATCAAAGTAAATTCCACATCTCCGGCAAAGCGTGAGGTAGATTTAGATCTAAACATCATCAAAGGTGGAAAATCTGTCCGTGCTTCAAAGAAAGTAAAATACAACGACTTACTGCACGAGGTTACCGGTAATCCGGAATATGTAGGATTGCGACTGACTAATATTGACGACAACAGCATTGAGCTGAACGGTCATGAAAAAATATATATCGGAGGCGTTAAAACCAGCAGTTCGCTATACTCGGATGATGAACTAAAACGAATGATGATTCGGGAAACTATTAAAGTGCATTTAGATAAGCAACTAACTTTGCTTGACAAGGGTGTAAAGGTGTTATCGCTCTTCTTTATAGACCGCGTTGTTAATTATCGTGACTACGGTGCTGAGGATAAAAAAGGAAAGTATGCAAAGATGTTTGAGGAAGAGTTTCTTGAGCTGACTAAAGGAAATTTATTTTACCAGAAGTTATTTGATATTTGGGGAGGAAACATAGACAAGTTACACGATGGTTACTTTTCTGAGGACAAAAAGGGTAATTATAAAGATACCAAAGGAGACAC is part of the uncultured Bacteroides sp. genome and encodes:
- a CDS encoding helicase-related protein, with the translated sequence MNNIPQLKDIIKTDIQPGSQLKIMSAYFTLFAFNEIKNELQHVDNIDLIINPGRYDFNNSFIETAEESTLKTNLDYSGIARQFAEWLDKKVNIKRVKSRKIDGKMLCINSGEKYADYITHSDFNAIGLGLLDKGGRVHINEKVEDPGRAKSLRLAFDSIWNNTTQTEDIKKKVLAELKNIYKDKSPELLYYFTISQLFRNFLEDTDNEALIEKRTGITETMIWNKLYEFQRDGVIGAINKIEKFGGCIIADSVGLGKTFEALAIIKYYELRNHKVLVLAPKKLRDNWLVYKQNDKRNPFIADRLFSYTLLNHTDLTRESGHSGDVDLSYVNWGNYDLVVIDESHNFRNASTGKYRMTRYEKLMKDIIQSGVKTKVLMLSATPVNKELNDIKNQIAFISEGKDYAFAVNAEIESISNTLRKAQTAFNMWNKLPADEQTTESLLDYLNWDYFKLLDSITIARSRKHIEKYYGLEKIGKFPTRLQPINKECEIDIKREFPSFAAINEEIMSMSLCMYTPLFYVMPERKAYYEDLYDTKLKGKGSFKQSDREFSLKALMKTNLLKRLESSVFAFNRTISFLIEGLQTILDSLNKNNGTEITDFDIDSNWDDDDSVESLMIGNATKIRVADLDKVRYQSDLEFDLAILNQISKAIKNVTPDRDEKIEELKRIIAKKVSNPINPGNKKVIVFTAFADTAAYLYNNLSKWAKSEFGIYSGLVTGSNDPKTNLPIKRKDFTGILINFSPRSKERNEEGAEIDLLIATDCISEGQNLQDCDFLINYDIHWNPVRIIQRFGRIDRIGSKNDSIQLVNFWPAIGLDEYINLEQRVKGRMKLLDISATGEENIIESNTGMRDLEYRRQQLEQLKKEVLDIEDLSGGVSITDLTLNDFRMDLTAFAEKNPTTLNEMPTGIFAVSQNYSEKLQDEIKPGVIFCLKSTDDLSQRDRNSLAPFFLVYVTDEGEILFSEKQVKQVLDIYRSLCLGRKEPIKELVAAFNKKSNNQTKMGHWQNLCSKALDYVKDKEDDNCGDIFSLGGLSMFGAESSDIKITDSNYELISFLVIM
- a CDS encoding DUF3800 domain-containing protein translates to MKKTFNVYCDESCHIENDHKLFMFLGYISCAYPQVKAHSERINDIKNKHNFYAEIKWNKVSKSKLRFYIELIDYFFSTDLRFRAIGVDKSKVRCDEFGKSYDDHYYTMYYYLLNHNLNTNYTYNVYLDIKDTLSAYKVERLKNILNVKFGVFRNIQNIRSHESVLLQLADFIIGAISYNKNNDEKKNEAKRIILDRIKKHSNVDLEATNYNEKLNLFFIELR
- a CDS encoding DUF4391 domain-containing protein, whose protein sequence is MEIFEYIGYKEHVKPYDKRIPKTQLFLQGGLSKAERELLTEKVEEVRLMYVFNQHTYPMEVVVSNEEQYNSIFVVLAILKSEVSVQRLSRIIQETLPSPTIILFKLGNKYLFSSALKRLNKNEKQKVVTEEYHYSSWIDLENPTNSQKDFLLAVSFGRIPALDYKQAYVYLHRQIYEESNAEIVSKINASNFEELKQKAEEQKAIQQEIDRLAKMLNQKSVSLKEKVELARQINLLDKK
- a CDS encoding site-specific DNA-methyltransferase; translated protein: MDGKSRNLTEDYIQQIKALFPEAVTEVADNEGNHITHKIDMEKLAILLGEAAIPTDETEYRQKYGEKFSFEWAGKRRAIAEAQKRSTGTLRPCLEESVDWDKTENLYIEGDNLEVLKLLQDSYIGAVKMIYIDPPYNTGKDFVYKDNYKDNLANYLEQTNTTNAVNSEASGRYHTNWLNMMYPRLKLARNLLTEDGVIFISIDDNEVSNLKSICDEVFGEDNFVGLIVIKSNPRGSMSEAKLASLHEYLLVYAKKIIDTAITGHVISENMTSEYKYIENNRYYRLLGLRQRGGFWRRSERPNLYFPIYISPKDGSISLIQDELHTEMVLPIQPTTGEEGTWRWSKEKIEKENSDLLGKQVSRDVFLVWDVYQRDYLDKYGSTVRRTKAKSIWDEKEINYQNGTIEIKQLLHGGAFDYAKPIFLIKRAIEMLDVDNSIILDFFSGSATTAHAVMQLNAEDAGNRKYICVQIPEPTPDNSEARKAGYNTIPEIAKERIRRAGKKILEEQKAKNDGLFADEAPKLDIGFKVFKLDRSNVKEWDVELEGLNEQQAAIQLQAEFNKTLDILKDGRTELDILYEVMLKLGLLLTTHVKEVDIEGKKAFVVGDGIMVASFAKELTYAQISKMLDLKAKFVQAGEFKVVFADESFASDNDKTNAMQLFKQRGITNYEII